The nucleotide window GAGCGGACGCGGGCGATGTTCGGCGGCCTGTACCCGCAGTACTCGTTCGGCGAGATGAAGGACCGCTGCTTCGTCGTCTGCTGACTAGAAGCGCCACGCGGCGGGCACGCGTGTTCTATGGCAGTGCCGCTGAGCCCCGCTCCCGTCACGCAGCCCGACGGTGACCTACTCCCGGCCTATCTGAGCAACGGCGTGGTCGGGTTGCGGGTGCGCGACGTCCCGCTGCGTGCCGGCTTCGCGACGCTGAGCGGACTCGAGGGCGAACACCCCGAAACCGGGATCGCCTGCGTCCCAGCGATCCCGTACCCACTCGCCGGCGACATCCAGGTCGACGACTTTCGCCTGTCGCACCACGGCGGGCGCGTCGAGATCGTCGACCAGCGCTACGACTTCTCCTGTGGCGAACTGACGTCGCGTTTGCGCGTGCGCGCCGGTGACGCCGAAGTGCGCGTCGAGGTGCTGACGTTTTGCTCGCGCACGCAACCGTCCGTCGTCGCCCAGGAGACGACAGTGTCGGTCGACCGCGACGCACGCGTGGCGCTCACCGCGACGATCGATCCGAGTGGCGTTCCGGGCAGCTGGTACTACCGGTCGACGTCGGTTCCGGGCGCGGGCGACGACTCGGTCGACGGCGTGATGCTGTGGTCGACCCTGGGTGAGTTGGCCACGTGCGGTCTGGCGATGTCGACGGAGTGTTCGAACCCGTTCGCGCAACAGACCCGCGACGAGAGCCGGAACCGCCCGCTGCGCACGACGTATGCCACCGACCTGTCGGCCGGTGAGCCACTTACGGTGCGTCACCTCACGGCCGTCGTGCCGAGCGCCAACCATGCACAACCTCACCGTCAGGCGGTGCGGCTGGTGGCCACGGCCCACCGACGCGGGTTCGAGCAATTGCGCTCCGACAACCGCGCCGCGTGGGCCGACTTGTGGTTGGCGCGGCCGTTCCTGAGCGGCGCCGAGCGGCGCTGGCAGGAAATGGTCGACGCCGCGTTCTTCTACGTCCACACATCGACGCATCCCGGCTCGCTCAGCACGCACCCGTTCGGCCTGGCGCAGTGGTACGGCTACCACTACTACTACGGCCACGTGATGTGGGACGTCGACACGTTCATCGTCGCGCCGCTCACCCTGACGTCACCACCCGCCGCCCGGGCGCTGCTCGACTTCCGCTCCCGCTGCCTCGAAGCCGCGCGCGAGAACGCCCGCCTCGGCGGGTACACCGGGGTGCAGTTCCCGTGGGAGGCCAGCCCGTCACGAGGCGAGGAAGCCGCGCCAGCGCTCGGAACGGCGTCGGCCTACGAGCACCACGTGTCGGCCGACGTCGCCCACGCCTTCGCCCAACTCGCGCATGCACGGGGCGACGACGTGTTCTTGCGCGACAAGGCGTGGCCGGTGCTGGCCGGATGTGCCGACTGGTTGGTCAGCCGCGCGGTGCGTACCAGCCGGGGCTGGGAAATCCGTGAGGCGATGGGGATCGCGGAGCGCAAGGAGCCGGCGGACAACAGCGCCTTCGTGAACATGAGCGCGACCGTGGCGCTCGACGACGCGCTGTGGTGCGCCGAGCGCCTTGGCGTCGACGCGCCCGCCGCGTGGCGCTCGATGCGCGACGGCCTCGTGCTGCCCGTGCGCGACAACGTCGTCGTGGACCACGACGGCTACGACCCCGACGAGGAAAAGGGGGCGACTCCGGCGGCGCTCGCTGGCGTCTTCCCGCTCGGTTACACGTTGCATCCCGAGGTCGAGGCGGCGACCCTGCGCTTCTACCTCGACATGGCCGACGAGTACGTCGGCAGCCCGATGCTCTCCGCGCTCCTCGGCGCGTGGGCGGCGCGCGCCGGCGACCGGGCGGAGGCGACGCGCCTGTTCGACGAGGGCTACGCCAAGTTCTGCTCGTCGCGGTTCAACGTGATGCACGAGTACCGCCACGACCGGTTCCCCGAACAACCCGTGAGCGGACCGTTCCTCGCCAATGCGGCTGGCTTCCTCATGGCGTTGCTCTACGGCTTGCCCGGCATCGCGGTGGGTCCCGGCGAACCGGCGTCGTGGTGCGCGCGACCCGTCGCCATGCCCGACGCGTGGGACGGCATCGAAGTGGAGCGTCTGTGGGTGCGCGACGCCCCGATGTCACTGCACGCGTGCCACGGCGACGCGCGCGCCCGCCTTACGCCGGCGTGAACTCGATGACGGGGATGTCGCGGTCGGTCTTTTCCTGATAGCCGGCGTAGCCGTTGTACGCGGAGGTGATGCGCGGCCAGATCGCTTCCTTCTCCTCGTGCGAGAGGATGCGGGCCACCATCGGCTTGGTGTCGGTGCCGTGGCGTGTGATCTCGACGTTGGCGTTGGCCTGAAGGTTCAGGAACCACATCGGGTGCTTGGGCCCGCCGCCCCAAGACGCGACAAGGTAGATCGTGTCGCCGTCGACGATGGGCGCCGTCAACATCGTCTGACGCTTCTCGCCGGTCTTGCGCCCGGTCGTCGTAAGGACCACGGCCTCCATGTTCATGACCTTGCCGCCGACCTTGCCCCGCGTCGCGGTGAACAAACTGCGGTGCAGGAAGTTGACGACTTTGGCGGCGGGGTCTCGGCGGTCGGCCATGGCGGCAGGTTAGGCGCCCAACGACGCCCGACAACAGGCCGTTCGGCCCTATCTCGTGAGCGTCCGCACGGCGTTGGCTGGGTGCATGGAAGCGAACGCGCAGAACGCCTATCCCGCTCGCCTCGACGCCCGCCTGGACAACCCGGGACGCTGGTTGTGGCTCGTCAAGTGGATCCTCGTGATCCCGCACGTCGTCGTGCTCTTCTTCCTCTGGATCGCAGTGACAGTGCTCACGATCGTCGCCGGCGTGAACATCCTCTTCACCGGGCGCTACCCGCGCAGCATCTTCGACTTCAACCTCGGCGTGATGCGCTGGAGTTGGCGGGTGTCGTACTACGCCCTCAGCGGGTTCGGCACCGACCAGTACCCGCCGTTCTCGCTCCAGCCCGATCCCGACTATCCCGCCGACTTCACGGTCGACTACCCCGAGCACCTGTCGCAGGGACTCGTGCTGGTGAAGTGGTGGCTGCTGGCCCTCCCGCACATCCTGATCGTCGCCGTGCTCGCGGGCGGTTGGGGCTTGGGCTGGAACGGAGGGTGGCGCGCCGCCAGCGGTGGGGGACTCATTTCGTTGCTGTCGCTCGTCGCCATCGTCATCAACGCAGTGAAGCGCGAGTACCCGCAGTCGCTGTTCGACCTCATCATGGGCCTCAACCGCTGGTGTTTCCGCGTGCTGGCCTACGTCTCACTGATGCGCGACGAGTACCCGCCGTTCCGCCTCGACGGCGGCGGCACCGATCCCGGAACGATGACACCACCGCCTGCGACCGGAGGCACGAAGTCGTCACTCGCGGCGTAGTTATGGACCGCCGGCGGGCGCATCCTGCGCGCTAGGCGGCGTTGGTGGCGCGGTACTTGGCGACGAGGTCGACGACTTCGCCCATCATCTCGGCGAGTGCGTAGTCCTTCGGCGTGTACACCGCCGCGACGCCGTTCTCGAGCAGCTTGGCGGCGTCCTCGTCGGGGATGATGCCGCCGACGATCACGGGCGCGTCCACGCCCTCGGCGCGCAGCAAGCGCAGCACTTCGGGAACGAGTTCGAGGTGACCGCCCGACAGGATCGACAGACCGACCACGTCGACGTCTTCGTCGCGGGCGGCATCCGCGATCTGCTGGGGGGTGAGGCGGATGCCTTGGTACACGACCTCGAAGCCGGCGTCGCGCGCGGCCACGGCCACCTGCTCGGCGCCGTTGGAGTGGCCGTCGAGGCCGGGCTTGGCGACGAGGAACCGCGGCGGCCCGCCGGCGAGCGCCTTGACCTTGGCGACGGTCGGGGCCATCTCCTCGCCGCGGCCGCCGACGGCGCCCGCCACGCCGGTCGGGGCGCGGTACTCGCCGAACACCTCGCGCAAAGCGGCGCCCCACTCACCGGTGGTGCCGCCGGCGTGGGCCAGTGCGATCGTCGCCGGGAGGATGTTCTCGTCGGTGGCGGCGACGCGCTTGAGCTCGGCCAGCGCGGCTTCGACGGCCGCGTTGTCGCGCGCCGCCTTCCAGGCCTTCAGGTCTTCCTTGGCCGCGACTTCGACGGCCGGGTCGACCTTCAAGATCGCGCCCTCGCCTTCAAGCGGGGAGTCCGCGGTTTCGGTGAAGCAGTTCACGCCGACGACCTTTTGCTCGCCGACTTCGATGCGGCGCGCCCGCGCCGCTTGTGACCGCACCAGGCGCGCCTTCATCTCCTCGATCGCCTCGAAGGCGCCCCCGAGGGCGAGGATCTCGTCGAGTTCGGCGGTGGCAGCGTCGACCAATTCCGTCGTGCGCGCCTCGATCACGTGCGAACCGTTGAAGATGTCGTCGTACTCGAGCAGGTCGGTCTCGAAGGCGAGGATCTGCTGCATGCGCAGCGCCCACTGCTGATCCCACGGCCGCGGGAGGCCGAGGGCCTCGTTCCACGCCGGCAGCTGCAACGAGCGCGTGCGGGCGTCCTTGGACAGCGTCACGCCGAGCATCTCGAGCACGATGCGCTGCACGTTGTTCTCAGGTTGCTGTTCGGTGAGGCCGAGCGAGTTCACTTGCACCGCG belongs to Acidimicrobiales bacterium and includes:
- a CDS encoding nitroreductase/quinone reductase family protein, encoding MADRRDPAAKVVNFLHRSLFTATRGKVGGKVMNMEAVVLTTTGRKTGEKRQTMLTAPIVDGDTIYLVASWGGGPKHPMWFLNLQANANVEITRHGTDTKPMVARILSHEEKEAIWPRITSAYNGYAGYQEKTDRDIPVIEFTPA
- a CDS encoding DUF4389 domain-containing protein — its product is MEANAQNAYPARLDARLDNPGRWLWLVKWILVIPHVVVLFFLWIAVTVLTIVAGVNILFTGRYPRSIFDFNLGVMRWSWRVSYYALSGFGTDQYPPFSLQPDPDYPADFTVDYPEHLSQGLVLVKWWLLALPHILIVAVLAGGWGLGWNGGWRAASGGGLISLLSLVAIVINAVKREYPQSLFDLIMGLNRWCFRVLAYVSLMRDEYPPFRLDGGGTDPGTMTPPPATGGTKSSLAA
- a CDS encoding protein meaA, which codes for MADRPWVMRTYSGHSTAKASNELYRTNLSKGQTGLSVAFDLPTQTGYDPDAPEATGEVGKVGVPVVHLGHVEQLFDQIPLDELTTSMTINAPASWLLALYVANAENRGIDPAVLGGTTQNDIIKEYLSRGTYIFPPEASRRLTVDTIAYTVRHVPRWNPINVCSYHLQEAGATPVQELAFTMATAIGVLDAVRESGQVTEEELPKVVERISFFVNAGIRFIEEVCKMRAFGILWDRITRERYGVEDPKARRFRYAVQVNSLGLTEQQPENNVQRIVLEMLGVTLSKDARTRSLQLPAWNEALGLPRPWDQQWALRMQQILAFETDLLEYDDIFNGSHVIEARTTELVDAATAELDEILALGGAFEAIEEMKARLVRSQAARARRIEVGEQKVVGVNCFTETADSPLEGEGAILKVDPAVEVAAKEDLKAWKAARDNAAVEAALAELKRVAATDENILPATIALAHAGGTTGEWGAALREVFGEYRAPTGVAGAVGGRGEEMAPTVAKVKALAGGPPRFLVAKPGLDGHSNGAEQVAVAARDAGFEVVYQGIRLTPQQIADAARDEDVDVVGLSILSGGHLELVPEVLRLLRAEGVDAPVIVGGIIPDEDAAKLLENGVAAVYTPKDYALAEMMGEVVDLVAKYRATNAA